Part of the Branchiostoma floridae strain S238N-H82 chromosome 11, Bfl_VNyyK, whole genome shotgun sequence genome, CCGCGATTTTTCTTTTATCCAGGGAGATCCCTGGTGTACTTAGCCTCtgtaccatccaggtagtagttcgctcccatgttcgcttctgctacagAACTTCTGctatgaacgccggagcgaacgtTGTTTTTtccccggatggtacccaggctatggtGTACTTATATTGGACTGAAATCAAAGTGGTACTTACTTACGGCTCCTCCGATCAGGAAGGACATCCCTGCAAGGAAGTACGGGATGACAGGTTTGGCATAGATGATCAGCTTTTTCAGTGAGGAGGAGTTTGATTCGCACTTCACTTTCCTCCCCAGCAATATCTCGGCTTCTTCGGCCATCGCTTTCCTCGTGTTCACACTTACGTGAGAAAGTAAGGCCCAGTTGATGTAGAATACAGCGGAGCCGACGATACTGCCGACAAACGTACCCCAGAACCACGGCGTGTGGGGGAACTTCACTTCCCCTTCTGAGTAGAGCAGCAGCTTGACAAAGGTGTACGCACACGTGACAGCTGGTAGGATACCGATCCACGAAGTGGTAAGTTTGATTCTGGTGTTGCAGAGTACGACTAAAACAGCTCCCAACATCACACACGTTCTCAACGCCGCGAGGACCCACATGTCCAACAAAGAGGTGAAGATGCTGAAGCCGTTGATGTCGTTTTTGAACGTGCTCAGGTCCCCGCCTTTCACGTAGGCTATGGTGTTCAGGGCGAGGTCAGCTAAGGACAGCATGATGATAGCAGCAACTGTCATCATCTTTTCTGTTTGTTGTCGTTTGGGGCTGAAAGCACGAATAAGAATACGgttatagagtccattccaagacaccgtgcggatgtttgtggccattgtttagaattgattttaaagatttgtaattatatgtctaggacatttgatacttcagaaatatttctaacactgtttcaactttataaatatttccctggtcctgtaaaactttggaaatattcatcgtgtggaattggatacttctaatggtttctaaataatgataacagcattctacctttatttaccattttctaccattttttgtaaatggttcagtgggctgggaagatagcaattcacacatccttgcaaagtatggttgggtgccatgcaacaatggcccaccacaaaggatccaccagtgcccagcagtgaaatctaaaaatatacagatacaacaatggggcttacttttatgggggcaataaactaatttaaccatttggcgaggtttaccattttttgtaaatatttgtaaacatcaaataatcacacagaggtttcacaattattctaaataaagatatttttgtacagttactttcaaaatgtttctagaatattcaaaggaattcaaatatatgagtactttctcagtcaattttttaaaaataatttaattattgcggctcagatattcttttattaaaaataattcagactaattataaatatcgcctaaaaaccctcatggtgtcttggaatggactctagcaacaatatcaataacaataacaatatagcAATATTCTGGGGCCGTCCTACACGTGGCATACAGTTCTGTCTCTGTAAGACGCCAGTGGaggagagggtggagaaggaagtgcacacccctcattcaccttaaccctcaaacacccgagtggggtccatttggaccccaggcgtaaattttgaagtaccatttgaacattttttatctgacgaaaaaatccttccgtgactttgtcaatCAACCAATATCTTTTATACCTTCtactaagtttttatgaagattggtacaatactgtggaagctataaagaaagtccgtgatcagtccgtctggggtccaaacggaccccagccaaaaagtgcaggttttgaaacaaacttttgagtctaactccctaactacttaCTCTAtcactaccaaactttcagagaatagTAAACATGTACAACTAAATCCTCCttaaaatttctgtgtcatcaccatataatatggcgaaattatgacgtcatttagcttataaGTTCGGTcatgttggattttgactaatgacgtcatgaaatcagcataaattataaattttgaatcatgaaaatagcattaaacttcatagaattttattgtttctaagaaaacaagcatggttTACCAAAAAACCTTGTTTGAATCGAAATTGGAaattttttgcaaaatatgcctgtcagatatccgttgccatggcaaccctaaataatgataaatttactttatggacaaaaatattttgctaacaatattttgtgatatattaccaagtttcaTAGCTTTAGCCctaaccgttcatgagttatgcgacataaagcttgctgagggcctcaaaattcccctctctggtcataatgggtttagtgcaaaacatggtccttctgatcttttgcataaattatgataatgaggagaAATTAGCAACACTTTAACATGTCAatatattcctcttacattgacgaagcaatgtatgcacaatgatcaccgatagggattggaactgagattttatgaacaaaacattttggggtccgcttggaccccactcggtcattttagtcgcaaaaaaaggtcgggtgcttgagggttaaaaagtcgtgcaggccaggcagatgGGCTGCCTTacaacccaccctgtctgcttACCATTGTCTCCCGACACAGATGGATGCCAATAGAATAGCAACAGTTGTGATGATGTGCTTTTCGTATGTACACAAAAGTAAAAGTTTTCACGATTATGTGTGGGTAGCGGTATAAAATCGTTCTTTTTATTAGACCGCTCCGAAAAAAaacggtcctgaaaaaaatcattggacatgattttggatcGAGTAGAAAATGACCATATTATATCAGCTGGGGTTCACACGTTTCAGCAATTATCGttctaagaaaataacaagtcaAGAGCGAAGTAgggtagagtttatagtcatctCTGTCAAGTTTCTACTGTCAAAGCTACAGAGTTTGTATAAGGGTTCTAAACGCCAGTGAGACTTACagtcagatactccaccaaatactagtagatcCATTTGTAGAAAATTGTTTTGAGCATAGCGTACTagtattcacaagttttcatagaaaattaggtccaggttcagggacctgatcctctggacctgaaccaccTCAATAtgtgtacctgaattttctgtaccagtaacCACCCCTATTCACGATGCATACAAAAATTAGTATTTGCAGCTAATATACATCTAATATACTGGGGAGGCTGTTGTTGGTTGCGAATTCGGTGTTGCAACCAAGGGGGAAGATTTAGTGGATGtgacaaatatttgaaagttCGGGGTCGTGGCTCGAGCAAGTGAACCTCATCGGAGAATTTGCCGTGGAAATAGCGCTGGAGTAGCGTTGGGCTTGCCAAGTTGTTGATGGCGAACAGGTACACTCAACAAGATTCCGTAAGGCTTAGCGCTTTTGTACTCTCTTGGGACAGGTTATGGAGTTTTGGGCAGCTACAGCCCAGCAGATGTTACATCAATAATAAagttaattgcaaattcttgcccgtgtgCCTgcgctaattgcaggtacaaagaGAGAtgcaaacagtgtaaaaacaatgcaagtgtcacaagtgtctactctagtctaaaactattaaaagctaactctagatcctaggttattgggttcgactcctttttcagtggaagacaaaagaccccaccttttctattatgtttgggttttgtgatgttagaaggagaattgttttctttttgtcagtgaatgtaaagaagtttgggtggaattctATTTTGATGCCCTTTCTACTCTACTCATACCTTTACTTCAAGGCGAAGAGGATCAAACAGCAATCTATAATGAAACATGGATAGCAGATCttaacaaaatgcacaaaaagacGAAGACGAACCAAACCGGCTCATCTGCTTGgatctatgcaaattagactctACAAGTCTACAAGACGAACATTGTTGAAAAGACTCCGAGATATATTACGTCATAGTGCATCCACTAATCTTTTCTTtgaaacatacaacatgtattacCAAGGCATGACAAGATATATCATTATAGTACTACACTCCTTTCGATCTTACCTGGTTTTTAAGTCTTGCTATAGCTAGTGAATCTCGCAGTCCGAAGAATGCACCCAAAAGGTCTAAGGTGTTGTCTTTTGTCGTCTGTCCGGTTTTACCAGtcgcagcccgatggcagacaaagttttgcctgcacgtaaagttccacggcgtgtctgcgtactCCAAAAGCCGCCCGGTTccgtacaagttcgtacggaggcggtagttataaccacttacggatcccaaaagattcacacgtttggcacgtagacagcacgtatttgcacgtacgacgggttgtgcccttagcttaagggtTGCTTAGACATCCCcagagttttcttttatatattATAGTATGATACGCTTTTCGATCTTACCTGCAGCTGGGTGTCAGGTCATGCTTGTAAATATCACAGTTTAAGCGGCATCCAGAAGATCTATACTGTCTCTTGCCGTCCGTCCGGTTTTCCAGGGATCAGTTTTcatgggtcaaaggttatggACACATACTTATTCAAGACGCCTAAGGCTCGTTTCACACTTATAGTTTtaactgtagtactacacatcgtagGCCCATTTTACACTtatagtttgtgtgtgtgtagtactacacatcgtagGCCCATTTTACACTtatagtttgtgtgtgtgtagtactacacatcgtagGCCCATTTCACACTTATAGTTTGTGTGTGCTGTACACACATCGTAGGCCCATTTTACACTTatagtttgtgtgtgttgtacaCACATCGTAGGCCCATTTTACACTTATAGTTTTTGTGTGTTGTACTACACATCGTAGGCCCATTTTACACTTATAGTTTGTGTGtgtagtactacacatcgtagGCCCATTTTACACTTATAGTTTGTGTGtgtagtactacacatcgtaCGCCCAATTTACACTTATAGTTTTAACTGCAGTACTACACATCGAAGTCAACTagaattttttggggggtgtaAACAGAAATGATGTGTAATCTACAATTATAGTAGTCTAGTAATGCCCAGTTTACACTTGTAGTTTtaactgtagtactacacatcgtagtctactactgaGAACAGAACTCGCTTAATATGCTGTTGTCACTAAAACTGCTGGCATCCAAAGGGACAAATGGGAGAAAAAAAAGTACCGTATAAACTCAAATTAACTCAATGAACAATTGAGCTAATCTTTAGATCGTGATGACAAAGAAGGCAAGATTCTACAATAttcacaggttcattgtactgggaAGATTCCCCTAGCCCCTTTCTCCACGGATTGTGCAACCcctccagtagcgtgcatgcaAAATAAGATCTACGTTACATTTgcaaaccggagcccggcctGGCAGctggaacaaaaagtatgatataaaagaaaccAAACTATAAAGGACGCAAAGAGAGTAGTCGTGGGCgacatttgtgtgtattttttttttacttaacgctattcatttctattttgcttccacaaacagcccggtggATACGAACCCATGCACAAATTTGACTGCCGGATATCGGGGGGCACTCCAAGGTGctccccacgggtaggtcaaggcgtctatttgttaccgggtcccgggttcattttaagtccgtcttaaattcaacccggtgcCCGACCCAGTTCTAAAATACACCGAGAGCCACAAGGTGTCCCACAGGCCCACGTAGGGATCACGCCCGAAAGTACAAAAAACTGCCCTGTAGTAGGGCCCATTTTCAACTGGATCCTAAGCCTTAAGCAACTAAAACTAAGCAACAAACTaagcaactaaaacaacaggagctaattgactcatttccATTAACtatgtcttagccttgctatcctttggcTTTGAAATccaattgtcttcagcttgactttgccttacctttgttttctttggaatccaaattgtcttcagtctgaattgtcttacaacgtttcctattggacatctgaaattgtcttcattcatagttatagtataaaagacctgtttcttccagatcacttcagtgtcactgacgaaggacaGTGGATAcgatctgaaacgtctgaccgtttccaaaaccatatccggttgtttgagtaactactttttggtgtaacCTTAGCCTAAGCAGCACCATCCGGGATTCCCACTTTTTGTGCTTGAGTCGGGGTCACTGACCACTGGACCACGCGCGCTGCTTCAAGAAGGATCAACGAGTGACCAATATGTCCGGAGTCAGACCAATTCATCGTTCCTGAAATACTAGACTAATTCATTAGATCAGGCGTGGCTCGGCTAGAAACGGGTAAGACTTTGTGTCATGATTATGAATGAACGTATACGAAGAGATGAATGAAAAGTACGCATATCTTTTATCAAGATTTGACATCAAGATAAACAATATGTTAAGACCGTGAACTCAATCTCTACAACAGGATTAAGGTACGTTTGGAGAtgacttccggacgtttctagtGACGTCACTCACTCTTCTTCTGCTAGCGTTATAGAATGAACTGCAagaataaacaaatacaataaTACAACAAGTAGTTTGCGCACTCATACTATAAAAGTAAGCCAGTTTTACCTCcgaaaatgttacatttaatGCTAAACGCTAAAAGCGTGCTTTAACTAGAAGTATCATCTGTGGCGATTAATTCACCATGAATCGAGACGAAGAATAAAAGCATAATCTATGTATTTGGGTTAATCCATTCCAATACCCCATAACCTTCCCTTATATAATTGCAACTGAACAGTTCATCGATACAAACTGAAAAATTGAAAGTACTTTTACTTACTGTATTGATAATCACAAGAACGTTATCACATATGagtatatatttaaaaaaaataaaaattctaccaaactttcaagtaAAAAGACTTATAATGTTGTCGACTAGATACATCAAATGAGTGTGAGGGCTAGGGGGGCTTGAACACGAATCGCCACTATAAATATCGTTTCAATACAATTAGCATCAGAACATCATAGACAGTCACATAAGGGCATCAGTCCTGAGCAATTCTCCATTTTTTCTCTCTCCTCATTGCGATCACCATGATGTTTCCCACCAAAGTCACTCTCATCCTTATCATCATCACCGTAGGTTTCCCTCCCCTCTCGGTACAGTCTGACCGTCCGACCGACGCCCGTCCTGACGGCGCCTCCCCCGGAGCCATGCGGTACGTGTTCCCGGCCTGGCTGCCCGGGGTGACCGTCACGCCCGCCGAGGACGTGCAGTTTCTGATGGAGAGCCTGGCCCGCGCTACGAACTTTAGGAAAAACCTGGTCACAGATTTCGGTAAGGCCTGTATTTAATCATCCTTTGCagttacaaaataacatgaaAGGGGACCAAAAATAGTGCAGAAAAGTATAAAATATGGTCACAGGAAAAACCTGGTCACAGATTTCGGTAAGGCGTTCATGTGATAATAGTTTAATGTAcattcttgcccaagggctaattggcTTTTTGCGGTTACAAATTAAAGTAGCATGAATGGGGACCAAAAATAGTGCAGAaaagtatagaatatgtctctagtctagtctagtctagtctagtctagtctagtctagtctagtctagtctagtctagtctagtctagtctagtctagtctagtgTTGCCTACGTTACGAGCTTTAGGAAAAACCTGGTCACAGATTTCGGTAAGGTCTGTATCTAATCATCCTgtgttgcacatttttgcccgagggctaaaagTAACATCAAAGGGGACCAAAAATAGTGcagaaaagtatgaaatatggTCACAGGAAAAACCTGGTCACAGATTTCGGTAAGACACCCTTTCTaaacttcaagcagatcctacggtagcataagatagtatcaaaagctggcagaagatggagtgaagccggcttaggagtttGTTGCGCTGCGAACATCAGGAAAAACTTGGTCTCAGATTTCGGTAAGGCCTGTATGTAATAAtagttaattgcacatttttgcacgagggctaattgcagttatAACTATATATAAGTGACATGAATGGAGACCGAAAATAGTGcagaaaagtatgaaatatgtctactctagttTAGTCTAGTCCGCACTTCGGACACCCGGAAAAACCTGGGCTCAGATTTCGGTACGGCCTGTATGTGATAATCCTTTGTTGCACATTCTTGCTAATTTCAGCAACAAAGTAACACGAAGGGGACCGAAAATAGTGCAGAAAAGTATAAATAATGTCTTCTTTAGTCTGGTCTAGCCCGCGCAGCGAACATCAGGAAAAACCTGTGTGGTAATGCCTGTATGTAATAttagtttattgcaagttcttgcccaagggctaattgctgTTACAAAGTAACATGAATGGGGACCAAAATTAGTGCAGAAAAGTATAGAATATGTTTACTCTAGTCTAGTCTAAGTCCGCGCTTCGGAAAAACCTGGTCACAGATTTCGGTAAGACCCCTTTCCAACTTCAAGCATAtcatacggtagcataagatagtatcaaaagctggcagagaagtgaagccggcttagaagtgtgtttcgctaccgggtaAATGGACATCTTTTgtctgactacactccttggccagtttggccaatcttatgccattgtaagatctgcttggagattagccctttccactagacggcgcgCCGGCGATCGCGTTGCGCTCTTACTGCGAGCTAATACGTATGtttgtaaccttcgatttcatactaggtactagtatactatacagaacgtaaaagtgtgactcaAAATACTACAAACCTCGCAAACGGCAATCTTATGTAAACGCCgtcacaaaacaataaatttaAAGGTACACTTGAAACTAGCGGTGGTGACCAGTAATATGAATAACACcgtttttgtgtgtctttttgggacaggtccaaaaaaaaaacgttcaaaaAATTACAAGAGCGAAGTAGGGTAGAGTTTCTACAATCAAACTTACAgagtttacatgaaaataaaacgccagtgggagtcggatactccgCCAAATAAGTtccttgtaagttgtagaagCTTAGACCATTTTTCAGGatcgctcattcacaagttctcacagaCGATTAGGTTGACAGGTTCTGACCGggacctggtcctctggacctgcaccgtacctgcaccattctgtaccggtacccacccctacttgaAACAGAAGATGtctttcgaaaaaaaaatgaccattgGTTGTGAGCTAATTGATCCGTTGGTCCTTTGTGACTTTTTCTGAGTATCTCCGTCTCTCTCTGTAGAAGTTGCAGACTGCTACACCAAAGGGGACGACATGCCGGAATACACGACCAAGTACGTACTGATATTACAATATGgtgcttcttcttcttgttccttTCTTACAATATGTAACTACAGCATAGATAAAACATTTCTGGAGAAGTAGTTGTGGCTAAATCACTTctttggatagttttaaagaacgcttgtagatagatgtgcagaagttaggtgtgacggatcgttcagtgtaatataaccagctgctgccgcgccgcgtgcctgcgaagctggtgtgttacgccgaagggcggttataccggctatatagatacagatacagatacagatacagatacagatacagatacagatacagatacagatacagcataCACAATGTAGTTAAAACAGCTTTCAAAAATGCTTTGTGGGCACTAGATTAAATTTCCTATGATGAGGAATAAAAGCACTATGATATTTTACCGGAAAGCGAATTGAAGATTCCTAGAAAAACCTTATAAAATCTTGC contains:
- the LOC118425354 gene encoding ATP-binding cassette sub-family B member 9-like; this translates as MMTVAAIIMLSLADLALNTIAYVKGGDLSTFKNDINGFSIFTSLLDMWVLAALRTCVMLGAVLVVLCNTRIKLTTSWIGILPAVTCAYTFVKLLLYSEGEVKFPHTPWFWGTFVGSIVGSAVFYINWALLSHVSVNTRKAMAEEAEILLGRKVKCESNSSSLKKLIIYAKPVIPYFLAGMSFLIGGAVSDTFIPYYTGMVIDGIAKIETSRDKFTHAIVLMSILTAISAVCYGMRTGLFEITKIKLNIRVRNLLFRSITSQEIGFFDSVKTGELISRLSADTTVTTEVFVNHVKVLCASTVRVVGIVAFMLKLSWRLSILALIMLPAVAVVTRVFGEYLKTFNAF
- the LOC118425355 gene encoding uncharacterized protein LOC118425355; this encodes MMFPTKVTLILIIITVGFPPLSVQSDRPTDARPDGASPGAMRYVFPAWLPGVTVTPAEDVQFLMESLARATNFRKNLVTDFEVADCYTKGDDMPEYTTNVYCPAGCAAHRKASVWGAGTYNGVVLSENFF